The genomic window CAAAGACAAAAGCTGGCTTATGCATTGAATCGTAAATCCTTTGCCAATCATAAGTTGTAAATTCATCCCATTCTGTCAAGATTGCTATTGCATGAGCATCTTTACATGCTTTATAGGCGTCCTCAAACACATTTAACGCTTTTGCATTTTCTTCACTTGATCTTGTTTCTAAATAGTTAAGATCACTTAACATCTTATTTTCTGAAACTTTCGGATCAAAAACTGAGATTTTTGCATGTTCATTTATTAAATCATCAGCAACATAAATTGCCGCAGATTCTCTAGTGTCGTTTGTGTCTTTTTTGAAAGCCCAACCTAAAAAAGTAATTTTCTTATCAGCTACTGTATTGTATAATGTCTGAACAATTTTACTTGAGAATCTTCTTTTTTGATGATCGTTCATTATAATAACTTGCTCCCAATAATCCGCAACTTCATTCAATCCATATGACTTTGCTATGTAAACTAAATTTAAAATATCTTTTTGGAAACAAGAACCTCCAAAACCTACAGAAGCTTTTAAGAATTTCGATCCAATTCTGCTATCCATCCCAATTGCTCTTGCTACTTCATTTACATCAGCCCCTGTTTTTTCACATAACTCTGACATTGCATTAATAGAGGAAATACGCTGTGCTAAAAATGCATTTGCGGTAAGTTTAGACAATTCTGACGACCAAACATTTGTTGTCAAAATTTGATCTTTCCCTACCCAATTTGAATAGACTTCTACTAGCGAATTAATCGCCTCTTCTCCTTCTAGCGTTGTATCTCCACCAATTAAAATTCGGTCTGGATTTAACAAATCTGCCACTGCAGTACCCTCTGCCAAAAACTCTGGGTTAGATAAAATTTGAAATTGAACGCCATTTCCAGTGTTATCTAATATACTTTTAATTGCTTCAGCTGTTCTAACTGGCAAAGTTGATTTCTCAACTACAATTTTATTTTGTTTTGCTACTCTTGCAATTTGTCTTGCACATAACTCAATGTATTTTAAGTCAGCCGCCATTCCTTTTCCTTTCCCGTAAGTTTTGGTTGGAGTATTAACTGAAATAAATATCATTTGCGCTTCATCTATTGCTTTATCAACATCTGTAGAAAAAAACAGATTTCTACCTCTCGCTTCTGCTACAATTTCAGAAAGACCTGGTTCATAAATAGGAATGTTTTCAGGATTCGGATCATTCCAATCCGCTATTCTCTGTTCGTTTAAATCTACAACTGTAACCTGAATATACGGACATTTTTGAGCAATAACTGCCATTGTTGGCCCGCCTACATACCCTGCACCAATGCAGCAAATTTTTGTAATTTTCATTTGATCTATTTTATCTTGATCTGTTTATTTTAAATTATTCCAATACCACCCTACAGCCTCTTTCAATCCATCTTGCAAAGAATACTTTGGGTTATAACCAAGATTTCTTTTTGCTTTTTCGATACTTGCTAAAGAATGAGGAATATCTCCTACTCGATTTTCACCATAGATAACTGAAATATCCTTTATTTTTGGATCAAAATCTGACAAATATTCCTTTAAATACTTAACTAAGTCATTCAGTGTATTTCGATCTCCAAACGCTGTATTATAAACAGTATTAATGGCTTCTGGGTTTTGACAAGTCATTGCTAACTCATTCATTTGAATAACATTGTCTATATATGTAAAATCACGAGAATAATTTCCGTCACCATTAATCACTGGACTCTCATGATTCATAAATTGCTTCACAAACTTTGGAATTACAGCGGCATAAGCTCCATTTGGGTCTTGTTTTCGTCCAAAAACATTAAAATAACGAAGCCCAATAGTTTCTAATCCGTACGATTTACTAAATATTTCAGCATACAATTCATTTACATATTTAGTAATTGCATAAGGAGATAATGGTTTCCCTATAACATCTTCTACTTTTGGGAGTCCTTGAGAGTCTCCATAGGTAGAAGAACTCGCTGCATATATAAACCGTTTTATTTCAGCATCTCGCGCTGCAGTAAGCATATTTAAAAAACCAGAAACATTTACATCATTTGTTGTAATTGGATCTTTTATTGATCGAGGAACAGAGCCTAACGCAGCTTGATGCAAAACATAATTCACTCCTTTAACTGCTAAACTACAATCGGCTAAATCTCGGATATCACCTTCAATTAATTTAAAATTTGGATTATCTAAAAAATCTTTCAAATTATGATGATGACCTGTTGAAAAATTATCCAAACAAACAACTTTATAGCCTAAGTGTAAAAAATACTCAGTCAAATTCGAACCTATGAATCCAGCTCCTCCAGTAATTAAAATTGTATTTTTTGTTTTATTTTCCATTTATCCAAACTTAACTTTTTCTAATTCGACTCATAAATGCTTTCCAAAACCCAACTTTTACTTCTTCTTCATGATAACCATTTGAATATGTTCCATAACCGTAGCCATAACCGGAACCATATTTTGCTTTATTTTCATAACCATTCAGCACAATACTCACATTACTTAGCTCCCCACGTTTAAGTCTGGTATTTAACAACGTTATCATATCTTTTTTAGTATAATTCTGTCTTACAATATACAATGTTACATCTGCAAACTGAACCAACTCTAATGAATCTGCCACTAAACCAACTGGAGGAGTGTCTAAAATAATATAATCATATTTCTGCTTCAACTCATTAATCAATTCTTTCATTGTCTCACTTAAAATTAACTCAGAAGGATTTGGAGGAATTGGTCCCGACAGAATCACATCTAAATTTGGAATTGGTGTTGAATTAGTAATTTCTTCCAAATTATTCTGCCTTATCAAATAATTTACAACTCCTAAAGTCGATTTTATTTGGAATTCATCTGCTAATCTTGGTTTTCGTAAATCTAAACCAACAATTACAGTTTTCTTTTCACTTAAAGCAAAAACGGTAGCAATATTAATAGAACAGAATGTTTTTCCTTCACCACTAATCGAAGAAGTAATCATTAATGTTTTTGACCCGCTGACTTGTTGTTTTTTATACAAAAACTGAAGTGAAGAACGAACCCCTCTAAAAGCTTCCGAAAGCGCTGATTTAGGTTTATCAAAAACTGCTAAATTACCCGAATCCTTATTTAGCCCAATAACGCCCAGTAAAGGTATTTGTGTTAGCTTATTAATATCGTCACTATTCTGAATTGAATTGTTAATGAAAAAAATCACTAATACAAATAACAATGGAATTAAAATTCCTAAAAACAGAGCCATTACGTAATTAACAGAAGTCTTAGGACCTATCAAACCTCCTCCAATATCTTTTGCTGGATCGATAAAGTGAATATCAGACAGGTTAGACGCTCTAACAATTTCTGCTTCGTTTCTCTTTTGAAGAAATTCTGTATAAATATTATCATTTAAATCATATTTTCTTTTGATTTTCAATAATTCTTGCTGTTCTGCCGGTAGTCTTCTCACTGTACTTTCTGCCTGACCAATTTTTGCATTCACCAACGATAAGTCATACAATAAAGAAGCTTTAGCGGTAACAATATTCTCTTGCAGAACATTTTTCACTGCCGCCATTTGATTATCAAAATCCTTAAATATTTTTTCACTTTTTACTGCATAAGCCATTTCAGATCTCTGAGTAGAAAGCGCAATAAGTTTAGAAACATTTGCCACAATATTTGGATCTTCAATTCCAGCAACAGAAGGAGCTGGTAATCTAGAATAATCGACACTATTATTCAAATATGCTTTTAACGAATTATAGTAAGCTATTTTTCTTGCCAGCAAATCTTTTTCAACATCAAAATCCATTATTTTCTCTGAAACTTTAGAACCACCTCCTTCTATTTCATAGATGTTTTTATCTTTTTGAAAAGATTTTAATTCGTTACCAGTTTGCTTAAGCTGAGATTCCATTGCTACGAGAGTACTGTCAATAAAATTAATAGTATTTGCAGCAAATTGATTTTTGCCATCGAGCTGAATTTTAATCAGCATTTTCACGGTAGAATTCAAATAATCGACCATTCTAGCTTTATTTGTTCCTTGCATTGATAAGGTCAATATCGACCCTCCACTTTTACCTGCATCTACCTCTACATCTTTGTATTGAGAAACCGTTCCATCAAAATCCTTAAATCTGACAAAATATTCTTTCCCTTTATAAAAACCTGGATTATCAGTTATTTGGAGTTTCCAATTTAAAAACGGAAGAATTACTTTGTCCCCTACTTTATATTTTTTAACAAAAGTTACAGGCTGTACAGAAGTATTACTATAAGAATTACTGCTGTAAGTAATTAACGAAACAGAATTACTTTCAAACGGAATCTCAATTTGATATTCATTTTCGCTTAAAAATTTTATACCAATTAATGTATTTGCCAGTTGTCCTTTTGTTTTGTCAATATCTACATAAAATGGTACTGCTCCGTAAGAATCTATTAAATTGTATTTTCCTTGTTCTAAATAATCAATATAAAATCGAAGTTTATCTACAACCAATTCATTATGAGATCTTGATTGAATAATTGTAGATATGCCATTTACCTGATCTGAAACTCCGCCCCAATTGAATACCAAACTTGTATTCGACGTAAAAAAAGGATTATTTTCTTCTTTGATAGAAATCAAAGTCTGCATTTCGTAAATTTTTTCTTTACGAATGTTCACCTGATAAGCAATTGCGAAAGTAATAATCAAACTTATCAGAAACCATTTCCAATAGCCTACAATTTTTAACAGAAAGCCTTTAAAATCAAAATGAGAATGATTTTCAAAAATAGCGAAGTCTTTAATGTCTAACATTTTAAAAAT from Flavobacterium sp. KACC 22763 includes these protein-coding regions:
- a CDS encoding UDP-glucose 6-dehydrogenase, giving the protein MKITKICCIGAGYVGGPTMAVIAQKCPYIQVTVVDLNEQRIADWNDPNPENIPIYEPGLSEIVAEARGRNLFFSTDVDKAIDEAQMIFISVNTPTKTYGKGKGMAADLKYIELCARQIARVAKQNKIVVEKSTLPVRTAEAIKSILDNTGNGVQFQILSNPEFLAEGTAVADLLNPDRILIGGDTTLEGEEAINSLVEVYSNWVGKDQILTTNVWSSELSKLTANAFLAQRISSINAMSELCEKTGADVNEVARAIGMDSRIGSKFLKASVGFGGSCFQKDILNLVYIAKSYGLNEVADYWEQVIIMNDHQKRRFSSKIVQTLYNTVADKKITFLGWAFKKDTNDTRESAAIYVADDLINEHAKISVFDPKVSENKMLSDLNYLETRSSEENAKALNVFEDAYKACKDAHAIAILTEWDEFTTYDWQRIYDSMHKPAFVFDGRNILDAKQLETIGFVYRGIGS
- a CDS encoding SDR family oxidoreductase, with the protein product MENKTKNTILITGGAGFIGSNLTEYFLHLGYKVVCLDNFSTGHHHNLKDFLDNPNFKLIEGDIRDLADCSLAVKGVNYVLHQAALGSVPRSIKDPITTNDVNVSGFLNMLTAARDAEIKRFIYAASSSTYGDSQGLPKVEDVIGKPLSPYAITKYVNELYAEIFSKSYGLETIGLRYFNVFGRKQDPNGAYAAVIPKFVKQFMNHESPVINGDGNYSRDFTYIDNVIQMNELAMTCQNPEAINTVYNTAFGDRNTLNDLVKYLKEYLSDFDPKIKDISVIYGENRVGDIPHSLASIEKAKRNLGYNPKYSLQDGLKEAVGWYWNNLK
- a CDS encoding polysaccharide biosynthesis tyrosine autokinase — its product is MLDIKDFAIFENHSHFDFKGFLLKIVGYWKWFLISLIITFAIAYQVNIRKEKIYEMQTLISIKEENNPFFTSNTSLVFNWGGVSDQVNGISTIIQSRSHNELVVDKLRFYIDYLEQGKYNLIDSYGAVPFYVDIDKTKGQLANTLIGIKFLSENEYQIEIPFESNSVSLITYSSNSYSNTSVQPVTFVKKYKVGDKVILPFLNWKLQITDNPGFYKGKEYFVRFKDFDGTVSQYKDVEVDAGKSGGSILTLSMQGTNKARMVDYLNSTVKMLIKIQLDGKNQFAANTINFIDSTLVAMESQLKQTGNELKSFQKDKNIYEIEGGGSKVSEKIMDFDVEKDLLARKIAYYNSLKAYLNNSVDYSRLPAPSVAGIEDPNIVANVSKLIALSTQRSEMAYAVKSEKIFKDFDNQMAAVKNVLQENIVTAKASLLYDLSLVNAKIGQAESTVRRLPAEQQELLKIKRKYDLNDNIYTEFLQKRNEAEIVRASNLSDIHFIDPAKDIGGGLIGPKTSVNYVMALFLGILIPLLFVLVIFFINNSIQNSDDINKLTQIPLLGVIGLNKDSGNLAVFDKPKSALSEAFRGVRSSLQFLYKKQQVSGSKTLMITSSISGEGKTFCSINIATVFALSEKKTVIVGLDLRKPRLADEFQIKSTLGVVNYLIRQNNLEEITNSTPIPNLDVILSGPIPPNPSELILSETMKELINELKQKYDYIILDTPPVGLVADSLELVQFADVTLYIVRQNYTKKDMITLLNTRLKRGELSNVSIVLNGYENKAKYGSGYGYGYGTYSNGYHEEEVKVGFWKAFMSRIRKS